A single region of the Azotosporobacter soli genome encodes:
- a CDS encoding RluA family pseudouridine synthase: protein MKAFTAYTITAEHAGLSVETYLKQVLQLSGRKLQKLTRQKGIRLGNKPTFLTRPLKNGDILRILTLEDSGYGVEPESGALSILFEDEDVLVVDKPPYQLVHPAGRTTHGTVANHLAFEFSQRGILCTIRPLHRLDRDTSGCLLFAKNAQSQTRLETQLKERRLKRSYQALVETAPQPPAGTIDAAIGEHPSQPNRRAISPKGDAAVTHYQTRQNYASGALLELELETGRTHQIRVHLAHIGSPLLGDGMYGKRSPLLSRQALHAYSIRFFQPSSGEEICVEAPLPNDFLRAINALEKDSI from the coding sequence ATGAAAGCATTCACCGCTTACACGATCACGGCCGAGCATGCCGGTCTGAGCGTCGAAACCTACCTAAAACAAGTGTTGCAGCTCTCCGGTCGCAAATTGCAAAAACTGACGCGGCAAAAAGGCATCCGTCTCGGCAATAAGCCGACCTTTCTGACCCGTCCGCTTAAAAACGGCGATATCTTGCGTATTCTGACGCTCGAAGACAGCGGCTACGGCGTAGAACCGGAAAGCGGCGCGCTTTCAATCCTCTTTGAAGACGAAGACGTCTTGGTCGTCGACAAGCCGCCCTATCAACTGGTACATCCCGCCGGCCGAACCACACACGGCACCGTGGCCAATCACCTGGCCTTCGAGTTTAGCCAGCGCGGCATCCTCTGCACGATCCGTCCGCTGCACCGTCTGGACCGCGATACTTCCGGCTGCCTCTTATTCGCGAAGAATGCGCAAAGTCAAACGCGTCTTGAAACGCAGCTCAAAGAACGCCGTTTGAAACGCAGCTACCAGGCATTGGTAGAGACAGCGCCGCAACCGCCCGCCGGTACGATCGACGCAGCAATCGGCGAACATCCGTCGCAGCCGAATCGAAGGGCCATATCGCCCAAAGGCGACGCGGCGGTGACCCACTACCAAACCCGGCAAAACTACGCCAGCGGCGCGCTGCTCGAGCTCGAACTGGAAACCGGCCGCACGCATCAGATTCGCGTTCACCTTGCGCACATCGGTTCGCCGCTTCTCGGCGACGGCATGTACGGCAAGCGCAGTCCTCTGCTGTCGCGTCAGGCGCTGCACGCTTACAGCATTCGCTTCTTCCAGCCAAGCAGCGGCGAAGAAATATGTGTGGAAGCCCCTTTGCCAAACGACTTTCTACGCGCGATCAATGCATTAGAAAAAGACAGCATTTAA
- a CDS encoding YitT family protein, protein MLFSGSVLAAAGLEFFLVPNHIIDGGIVGLSIMASYLTNAPLSWFVVALNLPFLYLGYKKIGKSFALSTIFSIISLSYWLSVFHPLAEVTHDLFLAAVFGGIIVGIGVGLIIRYGGSLDGTEIVAILIDRRSGFSVGEIVMLFNLFILGGSGFLLGWDKAMYSLVTYFIAFKMIDITIQGVDESKGVLIVSDQHQEIAAALMDQLGRGVTVFNGEGGFSGETKKILYSVITRLEISQLKIIVNEIDDSAFVTIQDVYDVVGGMVKKKASH, encoded by the coding sequence ATGCTTTTTTCCGGCTCGGTCCTGGCGGCGGCGGGTTTGGAATTCTTTCTTGTTCCCAACCACATCATCGACGGCGGCATCGTCGGCCTCTCGATCATGGCGAGCTATCTGACCAATGCCCCGCTGAGTTGGTTCGTTGTCGCGCTCAATCTTCCTTTTCTTTATCTTGGCTATAAGAAAATCGGCAAATCCTTCGCCTTATCGACGATTTTTTCGATTATTTCCCTCTCCTATTGGCTCTCCGTCTTTCATCCGCTGGCCGAAGTCACGCATGATTTATTCCTCGCCGCGGTATTCGGCGGCATCATCGTCGGCATCGGCGTCGGCCTGATCATCCGCTATGGCGGTTCGCTTGACGGCACGGAAATCGTAGCCATCCTGATCGACCGGCGCAGTGGTTTTTCCGTCGGCGAGATCGTCATGCTCTTCAACCTCTTCATCTTGGGCGGTTCCGGTTTCTTATTGGGCTGGGACAAAGCGATGTATTCACTCGTGACCTATTTTATCGCCTTTAAGATGATCGACATCACGATTCAAGGCGTCGATGAATCTAAGGGCGTGCTGATCGTCTCCGACCAGCATCAGGAAATCGCGGCCGCCTTGATGGATCAACTGGGGCGCGGCGTCACAGTCTTTAACGGTGAGGGCGGCTTTTCCGGCGAAACCAAGAAAATCCTTTATTCCGTCATCACCCGTCTGGAAATCTCACAACTGAAAATCATCGTCAACGAGATCGATGATTCCGCCTTTGTCACGATCCAGGACGTCTATGACGTTGTCGGCGGCATGGTAAAAAAGAAAGCGTCGCATTAG
- a CDS encoding folate family ECF transporter S component: protein MRFTTRTIAYMAMLVALNIILTRFFSVRIPFEGVDGIRLGFGSLPLVLGGLMLGARAGFLIGVIGDLAGFAISPSGLYLPTFTLAAGLHGWLAGILTRRPWSEIATWQIYLAIGISQGVVSLLITPTLLSLHFALPFWLTLPGRLASQAILIPCYCVLIGVLLQRLSWILPYSVKCRSLSRQ from the coding sequence ATGCGTTTTACGACAAGAACGATTGCCTATATGGCGATGTTAGTGGCTTTGAATATCATACTGACGCGTTTTTTCAGCGTACGCATACCGTTTGAAGGCGTTGATGGCATTCGTCTGGGCTTCGGTTCGCTGCCGCTGGTGTTGGGCGGCTTGATGCTCGGCGCACGCGCGGGCTTTTTAATCGGCGTCATTGGCGATCTCGCCGGTTTTGCGATTTCGCCCAGCGGCTTATATCTGCCGACCTTTACGTTGGCGGCCGGTTTACATGGTTGGCTTGCCGGGATTTTGACCCGGCGTCCCTGGTCCGAAATCGCGACCTGGCAAATCTATCTGGCAATTGGGATCAGTCAGGGAGTGGTGTCGCTGCTGATCACGCCGACGCTGCTCAGTTTGCATTTTGCGCTGCCGTTCTGGCTTACGCTGCCGGGGCGTTTGGCGTCGCAGGCCATTTTAATTCCGTGCTACTGTGTGCTGATTGGCGTATTGTTGCAGCGCTTGTCCTGGATACTGCCGTACTCGGTCAAGTGCAGAAGCTTATCGCGGCAATAA
- the modA gene encoding molybdate ABC transporter substrate-binding protein: MKKLKQACLLLCVLALALSGCATEKKAANQPVELTVSAAVSMRDALNEIQQVYQAKNPQVKLSFNYGASGALQKQIEEGAPVDLFISAASKQMDDLAKKKMLKEGSRKDLLLNQLVLIAPKTSKTNITGFADLAKADVGQFAMGAPESVPAGQYTQQVLKKLGIEEAVKAKAVQAKDVRSVLAYVETGNVDIGAVYKTDALSSDKVKIIAAAPSGSHEAIVYPVAVLAATKQGAAADAFAAFLGAAESKAIFEKYGFVMNP, translated from the coding sequence ATGAAAAAACTGAAACAGGCTTGTCTCCTCTTATGCGTGCTGGCGCTGGCGCTCAGCGGTTGCGCAACGGAAAAAAAGGCGGCTAACCAGCCGGTCGAACTGACCGTGTCGGCGGCGGTGAGCATGCGCGATGCACTGAATGAAATCCAGCAGGTCTATCAGGCGAAAAATCCGCAGGTGAAATTATCGTTTAATTATGGCGCGTCGGGTGCGCTGCAAAAACAAATTGAAGAGGGCGCGCCCGTCGATCTCTTTATCTCAGCGGCGTCCAAACAGATGGATGACTTGGCCAAGAAGAAAATGCTTAAAGAAGGCAGCCGAAAAGATTTGCTGCTCAATCAACTGGTGCTGATCGCACCGAAGACGTCCAAGACAAACATAACTGGATTTGCCGATCTGGCGAAAGCGGATGTCGGACAGTTCGCGATGGGTGCGCCGGAAAGCGTGCCGGCCGGACAATATACGCAACAAGTCTTGAAAAAGCTGGGCATTGAAGAAGCGGTCAAAGCGAAAGCGGTTCAGGCAAAAGATGTCAGATCGGTGCTGGCGTATGTTGAGACAGGCAATGTCGATATCGGCGCGGTCTATAAGACGGATGCGCTGAGCAGCGACAAGGTGAAAATCATCGCAGCCGCGCCGTCCGGAAGCCATGAGGCGATCGTATATCCGGTAGCGGTTCTGGCGGCGACGAAGCAGGGAGCAGCGGCCGATGCGTTCGCCGCGTTTCTCGGCGCAGCGGAGAGCAA